A region of Streptomyces sp. TG1A-60 DNA encodes the following proteins:
- a CDS encoding SDR family NAD(P)-dependent oxidoreductase: protein MSNQQDSRENTMVATGSLDGRVAVITGSTRSIGRAIAEAFLADGATVVVSGRSEVKGKQALEEMDAGDRAVFHPCDANSQEDIEGLADFAVERFGRLDIWVNNVGGSSGFAPIHQLSDKAWHDALNLNVNGYFYGTRRALQKMLEGGWGRIINISSVEGKQANKPAISHYITNKHAIHGLTKATAFEYGTQGITCNAICPGAVDTDLMRAAGPAAAEAEGISYEDWLSRFAEHAATKKITTVEQIAAVASLLASEAGAGITGTLISVDGGTAQW, encoded by the coding sequence GTGAGCAACCAACAAGACTCGCGGGAGAACACCATGGTGGCTACGGGCAGCCTCGACGGACGTGTCGCGGTGATCACGGGCAGCACACGCAGCATCGGCCGCGCCATCGCCGAGGCCTTCCTGGCCGACGGCGCCACGGTCGTCGTCAGCGGCCGCAGCGAGGTCAAGGGCAAGCAGGCCCTGGAGGAGATGGACGCCGGGGACCGGGCCGTCTTCCACCCCTGCGACGCCAACAGCCAGGAGGACATCGAGGGTCTCGCCGACTTCGCCGTCGAGCGCTTCGGCAGGCTCGACATCTGGGTCAACAACGTCGGTGGCAGCTCCGGCTTCGCCCCAATCCACCAGCTCAGCGACAAGGCCTGGCACGACGCCCTCAACCTGAACGTCAACGGCTACTTCTACGGCACCCGCCGGGCCCTGCAGAAGATGCTGGAGGGCGGCTGGGGCCGCATCATCAACATCTCCTCGGTGGAGGGCAAGCAGGCAAACAAGCCCGCGATCAGTCACTACATCACCAACAAGCACGCCATCCACGGCCTGACCAAGGCGACCGCCTTCGAGTACGGCACCCAGGGCATCACCTGCAACGCGATCTGCCCCGGCGCCGTCGACACCGACCTCATGCGGGCCGCGGGCCCCGCCGCCGCGGAGGCCGAGGGCATCTCCTACGAGGACTGGCTGAGCCGCTTCGCCGAGCATGCCGCCACCAAGAAGATCACCACGGTGGAGCAGATCGCGGCGGTCGCCTCGCTGCTCGCGAGCGAGGCGGGGGCGGGTATCACCGGCACGCTGATCAGCGTCGACGGCGGAACGGCGCAGTGGTAG
- a CDS encoding PEP-utilizing enzyme, with protein MKSWITDWQRSERLPHYTRANAGETLPEPASPLGWTLVWGRGLQGWRRGFVGFGIYREEEVAGPRPPFVGMFGGHFYLNLSHMRLFGIRMGQTADQIDAAFVGQRSDTPVYLAHPDDQDEELTAKAGATLQRMLGQTGFPEADADRERLRALRRSRPDLTRLSEAELVAHARSLLEEVEATFQRHVESSLPASVGPAILGPLCASVDRPGAVLDLIGGLGDVDSASPSTGLWTLSRQVAASAELSAIFDQGPAAVERALDGASGYVKAFRDSFEEFLAESGDRGPNEWDIHALSWEASPVQALALVDRIRHSSDDGSPAARRKRLTEGRERTAREIRALLPEEAQPMFDAGMHASQVWIPARERTKANCVTVVNEIRMAVRELGRRGVAAGLFARPEDVMMLLETELDDYVAAPESFGPVIARRLEEYAGLHELEPPFFVADDAQTEIDTWPRRAEEQTEAAVEGDVLGGVGGSHGSYTGRVRVVTDPASCEALEPGEVLVAPITDAAWTPLFLVAGAAVVDVGALNSHAVVVCRELGIPAVISVEGGTRRLRDGMVITVDGERGTVTVDSVPAPLGI; from the coding sequence ATGAAGAGCTGGATCACGGACTGGCAGCGCAGTGAGCGGCTGCCGCACTACACCCGGGCCAACGCGGGCGAGACCCTGCCGGAACCCGCCAGCCCGCTGGGCTGGACCCTGGTCTGGGGACGGGGCCTGCAGGGCTGGCGTCGCGGCTTCGTCGGGTTCGGCATCTACCGCGAGGAGGAGGTGGCCGGCCCCCGGCCGCCGTTCGTCGGCATGTTCGGCGGCCACTTCTATCTGAACCTGTCCCACATGCGGCTGTTCGGCATCCGCATGGGCCAGACGGCGGACCAGATCGACGCGGCCTTCGTCGGTCAGCGCTCCGACACGCCGGTGTACCTGGCGCACCCGGACGACCAGGACGAGGAGCTGACCGCCAAAGCGGGCGCGACGCTCCAGCGGATGCTCGGCCAGACCGGCTTCCCGGAGGCCGACGCCGACCGGGAACGGCTGCGCGCACTGCGCCGCTCGCGACCCGACCTGACGAGGCTGTCCGAGGCCGAACTGGTGGCGCACGCCCGGTCGTTGCTGGAGGAGGTGGAGGCGACCTTCCAGCGGCACGTCGAGTCGTCGCTGCCCGCCTCCGTCGGACCGGCGATCCTCGGCCCGCTGTGCGCGAGCGTGGACCGCCCCGGCGCCGTGCTCGACCTGATCGGCGGTCTCGGTGACGTCGACTCCGCCTCCCCCTCGACCGGGCTGTGGACACTGTCCCGGCAGGTGGCGGCCTCGGCCGAACTGAGCGCGATCTTCGATCAGGGACCGGCGGCGGTGGAGCGGGCGCTCGACGGGGCGAGCGGATACGTGAAGGCGTTCCGTGACTCCTTCGAGGAGTTCCTCGCGGAGTCCGGCGACCGCGGCCCCAACGAGTGGGACATCCACGCGCTGTCGTGGGAGGCGTCGCCCGTCCAGGCGCTGGCCCTGGTCGACCGGATCCGGCACAGCTCCGACGACGGCTCCCCGGCCGCCCGCCGCAAGCGGCTGACCGAGGGGCGCGAGCGGACGGCGCGGGAGATCCGGGCCCTGCTGCCCGAGGAGGCGCAGCCGATGTTCGACGCCGGCATGCACGCCTCCCAGGTGTGGATCCCGGCCCGTGAGCGCACCAAGGCGAACTGCGTCACCGTCGTCAACGAGATCCGCATGGCCGTACGGGAGCTCGGCCGGCGCGGTGTCGCAGCGGGGCTCTTCGCCCGGCCCGAGGACGTGATGATGCTGCTGGAGACCGAACTCGACGACTACGTCGCCGCCCCGGAGTCCTTCGGCCCGGTGATCGCGCGGCGGCTCGAGGAGTACGCGGGCCTGCACGAGCTGGAACCGCCGTTCTTCGTCGCCGACGACGCGCAGACCGAGATCGACACCTGGCCGCGCCGCGCCGAGGAGCAGACCGAGGCGGCCGTCGAGGGCGATGTGCTCGGCGGTGTCGGCGGCAGCCACGGCTCCTACACCGGCAGGGTGCGGGTGGTCACCGACCCAGCTTCGTGCGAGGCACTGGAGCCCGGCGAGGTGCTGGTCGCGCCGATCACGGACGCGGCCTGGACCCCGCTGTTCCTGGTCGCCGGCGCGGCCGTGGTGGACGTGGGCGCGCTCAACAGCCACGCCGTGGTGGTCTGCCGTGAGCTGGGCATCCCGGCCGTCATCTCCGTCGAGGGCGGAACGCGACGGCTCCGGGACGGCATGGTGATCACGGTCGACGGTGAGCGGGGCACGGTCACCGTGGACAGTGTTCCCGCCCCGCTCGGCATCTGA
- a CDS encoding putative quinol monooxygenase, with product MAEELIVSGWMDYEPGDRDTVLAALVELGRHTREEEPGCLDYAMTADPDDERRIRVYEHWTSRQALDEHFATPHIKDFRTAVAGLARVGVSLTAHTVAASHPMR from the coding sequence ATGGCTGAGGAACTCATCGTCTCCGGCTGGATGGACTACGAACCGGGCGACCGCGACACCGTGCTGGCGGCCCTCGTGGAGCTGGGCCGGCATACCCGCGAGGAGGAACCCGGCTGCCTGGACTACGCGATGACCGCCGACCCCGACGACGAGCGGCGTATCCGGGTGTACGAACACTGGACCTCGCGGCAGGCCCTCGACGAGCACTTCGCCACCCCGCACATCAAGGACTTCCGGACGGCCGTGGCGGGGCTGGCCCGGGTCGGGGTCTCCCTGACGGCCCACACCGTCGCCGCGTCACACCCCATGCGCTGA